A genomic window from Tolypothrix sp. PCC 7910 includes:
- a CDS encoding YbjQ family protein, translating to MILTTTDVIQGAVIQSYLGIVTAEVVYGSNFLRDFLASIRDIVGGRTGSYERLFEQGQRKALEELQQRAMRLGADAVIGIEIDTGTINVDQSGVLLLITATGTAVKMR from the coding sequence ATGATTTTAACAACAACTGATGTGATTCAAGGGGCTGTTATTCAGTCATATTTAGGTATTGTTACAGCAGAAGTCGTGTATGGCAGCAATTTTTTAAGAGATTTTTTAGCTAGCATTCGTGATATTGTTGGCGGACGCACTGGCAGCTATGAACGTCTTTTTGAGCAGGGACAACGCAAAGCATTAGAAGAATTACAGCAACGCGCAATGCGTTTAGGGGCGGACGCTGTGATTGGTATTGAAATTGATACTGGTACTATCAATGTCGATCAATCGGGTGTACTTTTATTAATTACTGCCACAGGCACAGCGGTGAAGATGCGTTAG
- a CDS encoding tetratricopeptide repeat protein: MYKRISFIVSLLLLGSFVVPISPAAQAQVLLTQARSSEVKQLLEEGRRLVDAGDYNGAISVYQQAASLEPKNAKIHSGIGYLHAQQGNFQAALAAYRRALAINPNNGDFYYAVGYIKGNMGDTPGAKEAYRRAIQLNRNNLNAYLGLAVTQARLGDYEAASWAYEQAINIDSNNAQTYELMGSMYKQRRQTKQATNLLNKARDLYQRRNDFDGVARVEALLRDL; the protein is encoded by the coding sequence GTGTACAAACGAATATCATTTATAGTAAGTCTGCTGCTATTAGGAAGTTTTGTCGTTCCTATATCTCCTGCAGCTCAAGCGCAAGTTTTGTTAACTCAAGCCAGAAGTTCAGAAGTTAAGCAATTGCTAGAAGAAGGACGGAGGCTAGTAGATGCTGGTGATTATAATGGGGCAATCTCCGTTTATCAACAAGCAGCAAGCCTTGAACCTAAAAATGCCAAGATTCATTCCGGAATTGGCTATTTACATGCTCAACAAGGAAATTTTCAGGCAGCACTAGCAGCTTATCGTCGCGCCCTAGCTATCAACCCCAACAACGGCGATTTTTATTATGCTGTTGGTTACATCAAAGGTAATATGGGTGATACTCCTGGTGCGAAAGAAGCTTATCGTCGTGCTATTCAATTGAACCGTAACAATCTTAATGCTTATTTAGGATTAGCTGTAACTCAGGCTCGTCTAGGAGACTATGAAGCAGCGAGCTGGGCATACGAACAAGCAATTAATATTGATAGCAACAATGCCCAAACCTATGAGTTAATGGGTTCAATGTATAAGCAAAGACGGCAAACCAAACAAGCTACTAACTTACTCAACAAAGCTCGTGATTTATACCAAAGACGGAATGACTTTGATGGTGTAGCTAGGGTAGAAGCATTGTTACGAGATTTATGA